One Styela clava chromosome 4, kaStyClav1.hap1.2, whole genome shotgun sequence genomic window, GATGTCCGAGGTCCTGTGAAAATATTATAGTTCATGTTATACCAGCAGTTCTCCACTAGGGCCCGTTGCCCACCAAAGGGGCCACATAGCAGTTGGTGAGAGTTCACCATCCCTTTACAAGAAGACTCCCTTCTTactagttacttatcgattttaatcggtgagtatgttgataggtatttgtctgtttgtttgtctgtctgttagatgcacgcgacatctcacgaaagcgatattgaatctgctccagattttgcatgtgcattcatcatatgtcgtaccaggagcctattgattttggatgaattatgttgtataattagcgagtttattaataaattagtgatgggacacaaggtgtcactatggagtaagagcgctgttttgggggatcccccaactttcgatcgataagtcttcagtctctgaccgatattctcgtctaaTTGCTTGATGAGGTTATTTCAGAGCGTGTCTTCACTTTGTTGGGCAAGAATTGTTTGGACCtaatggaatttggaatctacAAATCATATTATCACTATAAATATCAATGTAATGGCAAATAAGGGCCACGAATGCTAAAAGCCTTCGGACGGGGGCAACGTGACATAAGAGGTTGGGTACCATGTGTTCTACAAAAGTTGTCAAAAAGAGAttttacctatatatatatatatatgtaagcaATGTATATAAGTAAGCTATCCTAATACAGGGTTGGGCATGGATAATAGACTTGCTACTGGGCCAGAAGTTCAACCCTCAACAGGCTTATGAAAAACtgtgaataaaaaacagtttattcacAAAAGCTAGTCCAACAGCTCAGCTAACGATTAAATTATAATAAGatgcacaatgtaacaatcggcgtcattatgatgtcatttatcgaaatatatttttgcttttgtcGCTGCATTAAATCTTTCGCCGTTCTGCCCAGTGCCTTTATTATTCTAGGGCTAAAAAATagccttcaaaattttaatttccatgTTAGACATAAACAGCTAGCAGGCACGGCTGGGACAACGCGAGTTTCTAAGAGTCTTGGAGGTTTattaaaaagcgtttcaagatACATAAAATCGCTATGTATGATAAAGAATAatgcttttttacatttcaaaagggagGGGGAGGGGCTTCCCCTGGGTACACCCTTAGTGAGCATCCCTGAATCACATCCAcgaatttataaataaaatttttccgTATTTCGAACCTGATAAAGCTTCTGTCGTTCCGGTATCGATCCCAGATGTTGACCCACCAATCAGATTAGTGGGCGTGTCATCAGACGGGGTACTTGATGAATAGGACCCCATTCCTTTGTGAGGAGTTGAATAAATTCCTGCGCTTGGCATAACTAGTTTGATGTTTGGCCGCTCACACGTCGGAATCCCAGCGTAGGAATAAGGTACTGAAACTGTGATCGGAAAATctataaaaaatttaatctaGCCATGACTGAAAGATTAGAAATATGCTATGTTAAATTTCCAtgtttgatacagaaaaatgcttttttgaCATTTCAAAATGGGGAGGGAGTTTGATCCAGTTACAGGGTACCAAACTCTAGATATCACCCAATTATGGGTGCTCTTGATGTATGTGAACCAAGCTGAcagataccggaacgtagtatgtgtaccaggttaggccaaaatctcaggtacaaatactacaggagtcacttggctagtcagcgaactaaaataaggaaaattggaataaaactatggcctgaTCCTAACCTGGTGCAGacatactacgctccggtgtccgccatcttggttcaagTACTACGTGAGCACCCAATTATGTTAGGGTAAAGAACACAAGTTCAGATGACAACCTtaatcatatggagaaccacggcctctcgcccatTTACCATTACAGGCcggttatgggattagttggtttTTTGTTTTCGCAAGCTTGGACTTGATGGCCGAGagagccataaccgaccagcgattacgtgaaccaacCTATAACGGCGAGGAGTcaagcaattctctcgcacataaccatgtccgcatgggattcaaacctgcgaacagggtaatcagaggtgcggtggccaGAACTCTCAACGCCCAGCATGATGAGCCAAACGGCCGCACCTTCCGAGTGCAAgggcaataaaaaaaaagaaatacacAATAATCCGCAGACCCACCATTGAATGTTTCACTATTATGTGTGACAACAGGGTGAGTTGTAGTACCGACAGGATGAGTAAAGTTTCGTACAATCAATGTCATGTCTCCTCTACACATCATAGGTTGTTTTCCATAAGAGTACTTGTGCATGTACGCGATCTTTTCAACAACCTGCTCTGCCACACCTGTGTGAAAAATGATTGCATTGTTGGGGAGGTGTTCTGATAAATATAATTGTTGTAATTAATTAGGTAACCATCTATAAGCGGGCGATGGTGACTGCTATTCTCTCTTATTGAGTGGTATAGTCTTGTGAATAATGTCCCTATAGTTAGctagttatggcctaacctgaacctggtacatatactatgttccggtgtccgccatcttggttcacatactacgggagtaggctaccttataatttatataacaaGAAAGCATTTCTCGAATATTTGTACGCGAGTTTAGCAATGATACCGGCACAGACAGTAGTCAGAGTTTGCAACCTGCTATGCCACACCTATGTAGATAATAATTAATTGCATTGTTGACAAGGATGTCCAAAACTAATATTTGAACTCAATCGAGTATAATAGATATATGAACGTAATGCTCAAATTCCAACAAGTTATCCTGCCGAGTCTGTGTTCGAATAGTGGATTGGCCGGTtaatgtaagtgtgacgtaaaatgtTATATtacatgaacaatatttacagtgttacaaaagagaaagtgaaaaacaataagcctcgtgtcaaaagttaatcgcaatctcaacaaattatTTGCGCTAGTCTTaggctaaaacatcaaaagttGGTTTTATTGTGGTTGTGGCAGCGTCAGGcaggccagattaaattactcACCGGgacggatttggcccgcgggttgtagtttgctcatgtcaggtTTATACCGTTCAAGTGGGTACACCAATTTAGAAAACAGTAATATTAATTATCTGATTCATAaagtaaatatttcaattttttttcaattgttaaatttttaaattatcgtATAGTGCAGCAGGGTGAGCTTTTTTGATTAAAAGGCAAATATACGTGTAAGAACAATCACCATACCTTCAATAGACTGACGTTTCAATATTTCTGTTGAAGTAAGTTGTGCAATGTAGTCATTGGGGTCGACGTTCTTCGCACATTTCTGAACAGATTTGTATAAATCGTCTGACATGAGGATTAGAAAAGAACCTGAAAAAAGGAGTTTAGGATTTTGTAATTACGATAATTAACATATTTCTCCTTGCATAATACACACCGACAGATGAGCGCATGCACTTTTGTACACTTGTGGCGAGCGCCGAGCAGTTTTCAATCTCCGTGCATAATATGCATATTGGGTTTTCAATCCTCTCTTGCAGTGTGGGTGTTTATTTGTGGAAGCGTTTCCGGCATtctgttaatattttttctgATGTTTCCTATGTCAATGCATAATACCCTTGTTCTAAACTTGGAATCTGGCCTTAAAAGTGCGTATTATACGCGAAGAAATACGGTATTTCAGGAGCTGAAAGTCAATAAGACACAGTACAAATGATTTATACCAGTAGTTCACAAACTTATTAGgcgtttttagaatttgtcaagtctcgcgccccacctcaaaaataaatgGCTAacaataacagatagtgaggcaaaagtatgttttttcaagaaacatgttgaaaatacatggatggaacgtaaatgatgaaatgttttgaaatgtaaatgtCCAAAATAAAACGGGCAAGATCAAACCTAGAATTACTGCTTATACGCAGGGATTCCACCAATCTGGAACCCAAAATAAGAACTGAAAAAATTTctgcattgtgagcagaaatagcTGGCTTTTCTATGCCCTCCAGGTTAATGTCACAATTACAAACGTCACAGTGTGCGAAGCACTTACTCTTCAAGTTTCgtttaattttgaattctttCCGGTACTCACGAAAAACTTCTTACATTcgctcatttttaaatttaggctaAAATAACCACCACCACGATAAAACCTAACGATCGCCACACTAACAATGCTCCATGCCTATCTGTGCATTGCTTCTTTGTGTTCCAAATAAGATTGTGTTGCTTTTATGATGCCACAATGAAGCTTTGGCGATAAAACAAACAACACAAAGTCCGAATAAGACAAATAAAGACGCAagctaaaataagtaaaaattaAGAACAAATCTTAGAAAAAAGGACGGTATGGAATCCCTGCTTATACGTCATACGAAGTCCTGTTCAAAGTGGAAATGCCCAACCCTTCCATAAAAAATTTAGGAAACCAACCTGGATATTCATCTATTATAATTCCTTCTGTAATTGAGGGTTCGGAAATAGAAGGTTCACTTGTGGCATCTCGTAGATATTCAATCTCTTTGTATCCGCCTTTTACAGAATAATCACCGATACAACGAGTACATTCATTTACACCTGTAAAACAATTGCGCTGTTAATATCGCTAATAAATAGGTTTGGATTTAATATTAATCTCGGAGTAAAGTGGAAAGCGGGGGATATGATATTCTATTAATATGGCAAAacacggcttctcgtccggtcaccagtccatgtcatgTAAGAGATTattagccaattatttgttttcagatgcatgggcttgatggtggaggaagcaaTCACCGACCAGCGGTTTCGTGAACCACTCTAAACGGAGTTCTGCAATCCTCTTGCACTTAATTATTCCCCTACAGAAAACGAATCTGCGAATCCCTGAAATATAATCAGACCTGCGGCAAGCACAATGCATGATGCGGCACACTCccgaaaaaaatataagttttaaatttaatttacttcCGTTAGGAAGTTGAATAAACCTTCAACAATAAATGTGAgctaatattattaaaaatatcacTGGCAACTGGCATACAGTGTGATCTTAAAGAGACTTGGAACAATTCAAGTTACCACTAACATGGAAAAATCTAGAGTGGGCAACATACGGATCACGACGAGATTtcgaccggcccgctgactgtacatcagtacattatgatattacaCTTTTACTATGTgttttttggtctctattttGGTCTCTAGTgtaaactttactttaaacaCAATTTATaactttctttcttgcattagcgaatagATATGAGATTaagatattaaatactattcatgttataatccggcccaccgaaGACTCCATTTTTCCACATtcggcccgccgactagagaagttgcccacccctgatcctGAGGGAACTGAACTCCCAGACAATCTTGGGCTGCTTCATTGGAGAAACATAACTAAAAAACTATGAAAACCCAGTAACTTACACTGAATAGTTATTGCAGTCAGAGATGTCAATGGATAGCGCTTGATAAGAGATTTGGCCTTGCCAATTAACGGAATACaattaaaaattaacaaatgtgACCAAACTTCATTACCGAACTTTCaaaaattactccgttaaatGAATGCAATGGTGACGGTTCGAAGGATTGAAGTTAAGTTAGCATAACAACTGAAAATAGGAAAGGATTGCATGCGCAAATGTTCATGTTATCAACCTTTTTTTCAGAGCCGAAGACCGAAGTCAAAATTTACCTCAACCTGAAGTTTTGTTCCACTCAGTAGTCATTGGCACAAAAATAATTaggcgctcctgtagtatgtgaaccaagatgtcaGACACataaacatagtatgtgtaccaggttagagttaggccataatttcattctaatttttacttatcttagttctattacgagtttggggactagccaagtgactaccgTAGTTTTTGTGcatgaaattatggtctaaccctaacctgatacacgcactacgttccggtgtccgcgatcttgttgcacatactacaggagtaccaataATTAGGTCGATGCCCCGATGATTACCAAACAAAAATCAACAAAACCTCAATACTCACCTAATTTCCCTCTATTTTGCAGTTTCTCCACATTCAATCCCAACATTTTTAACCTTGCCTGTTCTTGCGCTTGATACAGGTTATGATCAACACTTATTTGTTGAACCTGCAAAAAATGTGTAGTTCAGTTTGAGCAAAAGAAGTAGATTgagattttcaaaatgaatactTAAATACGTTCAAAGTGGTtgcattcaaaatattaaatcttatatttgagaaataccTTCATTTGAAAATTCATCTTTGATAAGCACCTGAAATCCGACGACTAGACATAAAAAAGAGAGTACACTGTACATCGAAACGATGGAAAACTTAATAATTATTCTCTCtaaagatttttatttattaatgagCACCCTAAACAGCACTTGTCCAGTCACTACTCACTACGAACCTCTACATGATTAGTCTTTGAGTTGAGTTGGCAAAGTAAAGCTCGACATTCCCCGACGTTTGCGACaaataatttgttatttataaTAAGTGCGACCACTGCTGTTGTTCCACctgaaaaataatgataaatacgTAAGTCAATGATTCCCTGTACTTTTTTGAGTTTGAGATATATCTACTTTCTGtaatacaattaaaatttgattttgataacACTAAATCTCACAAGAAAAAGTTAAATTAATGCGACGGAAGTGATTAATTTTGAGTGAATAATCGTAATGTGAAATGATAAATAGATGACTTGTTATACATCAACCTTTAGGGATACTTTCTGTAATaggaatgaaaatttaaatttaataacattAAATCGCGCAAGAAAAAGTTTAATACTATTTAGCacattcaatcaatcaattggATGTGAGAGGTTAATTTCGAGCACATAAATGATCGTAATGTGAAATGACATGTATGTAAGTCAAAGATTCCCTATACTTTTTGAGACTGAGACGCAACTACCTTCTGTAAAACAAATAGAAATTCAATCTTAATAACATTGGAACACACAAGAAAAAGCTTACTGCGCATTTAATCAATGTAATGAGAGAGTTTGAtgggaaaaattgaaatattagtCTGACTCGATTCGAACAATTAcctattcgatttgaaatgcccagcATTAGAGCTGTGAATACTTGTACAAAGCCTTGGCATATAAAagtattgaatataaaaa contains:
- the LOC120326885 gene encoding TGF-beta-activated kinase 1 and MAP3K7-binding protein 1-like isoform X1 produces the protein MATAAPLRPPQGSTHSSTSSSSPSVHRRMLNRSGVSWTDDLPVCNLSDIGIAPNVVYLQDGKTMEAHQYADFSFNFRSDHNCYLYGLFDGHDGVKASQFAASRLPAELLLGQINPNYNPPDSSIRKVLYQAFSIVERGFFESIDDALAKKTYLQSQIDDRMPIEAAAKRYPDIFKRMKNLDNEIKGGTTAVVALIINNKLFVANVGECRALLCQLNSKTNHVEVQQISVDHNLYQAQEQARLKMLGLNVEKLQNRGKLGVNECTRCIGDYSVKGGYKEIEYLRDATSEPSISEPSITEGIIIDEYPGSFLILMSDDLYKSVQKCAKNVDPNDYIAQLTSTEILKRQSIEGVAEQVVEKIAYMHKYSYGKQPMMCRGDMTLIVRNFTHPVGTTTHPVVTHNSETFNDFPITVSVPYSYAGIPTCERPNIKLVMPSAGIYSTPHKGMGSYSSSTPSDDTPTNLIGGSTSGIDTGTTEALSGPRTSSRTHSLLLAEDDRADDFNEEDFFRPDQSESMELDTDGRVVSYIKFDSFYKEWNRHNTNNSNVKSRVAWMNKR
- the LOC120326885 gene encoding TGF-beta-activated kinase 1 and MAP3K7-binding protein 1-like isoform X2 — protein: MATAAPLRPPQGSTHSSTSSSSPSVHRRMLNRSGVSWTDDLPVCNLSDIGIAPNVVYLQDGKTMEAHQYADFSFNFRSDHNCYLYGLFDGHDGVKASQFAASRLPAELLLGQINPNYNPPDSSIRKVLYQAFSIVERGFFESIDDALAKKTYLQSQIDDRMPIEAAAKRYPDIFKRMKNLDNEIKGGTTAVVALIINNKLFVANVGECRALLCQLNSKTNHVEVQQISVDHNLYQAQEQARLKMLGLNVEKLQNRGKLGVNECTRCIGDYSVKGGYKEIEYLRDATSEPSISEPSITEGIIIDEYPGSFLILMSDDLYKSVQKCAKNVDPNDYIAQLTSTEILKRQSIEGVAEQVVEKIAYMHKYSYGKQPMMCRGDMTLIVRNFTHPVGTTTHPVVTHNSETFNVSVPYSYAGIPTCERPNIKLVMPSAGIYSTPHKGMGSYSSSTPSDDTPTNLIGGSTSGIDTGTTEALSGPRTSSRTHSLLLAEDDRADDFNEEDFFRPDQSESMELDTDGRVVSYIKFDSFYKEWNRHNTNNSNVKSRVAWMNKR